In Phragmites australis chromosome 17, lpPhrAust1.1, whole genome shotgun sequence, the following are encoded in one genomic region:
- the LOC133897084 gene encoding uncharacterized protein LOC133897084 has translation MTNSDGDPRPNCRSMWLRRQRAKTSCNGPRVLLTTTKAPCQQGEASEDAQNTMPVLELDKLPEDIFHHIHTLVPLRDAARAACVSHRFLRSWRCFPNLTFNQETLGLNVQEGTPYEREKKLMDRIDHIVQNHSGMGVKTLKLKAHPCHNVITADHLDIWFQAVIKSGIMEIAVELPQDHRPKYNFSCSLLSCAGSSLRSLSLFSCAFRPTLRIGCLKSLKSVCLKFVHITGEELGCLFSSTISLEELEVSLCDEIIFLNIPSHLQQLSTLKVFMCKRIQTIEIYAPKVSTFLFKGPPMEIFISNSSQLKYMVMDGVFYSGMIQYARTKLHSIASNLQTLTLLSSEEAFNAPMLPEKFLQLRHLNIYFSGIGFKNYDYFSLVSFLEACPALESFFLAAGDYCNIMPNSILQDSNADSSHIRRIPEFRHANLKKVSIRRFCSTKSLVELTCQLIENSPSLRCLVLDTTRGFYPSGKCQCMYKEDVIKALSAVEAVKRYIEGKVPPSVEFKVREPCRLCHIPKL, from the exons ATGACGAACAGCGACGGGGATCCAAGGCCGAATTGCCGGTCGATGTGGCTTAGGCGGCAGCGAGCCAAAACAA GTTGCAATGGACCGAGGGTTTTATTAACTACAACAAAGGCTCCCTGCCAACAAGGTGAAGCTTCTGAGGATGCCCAAAACACTATGCCAGTACTTGAGCTTGATAAACTTCCAGAG GATATCTTTCACCATATACATACCCTTGTGCCACTACGAGATGCTGCCCGTGCTGCCTGTGTGTCTCATAGATTTCTACGCTCTTGGAGATGCTTCCCTAACCTCACATTCAATCAGGAAACATTGGGCTTGAATGTGCAGGAAGGCACACCatatgaaagagagaagaaacTTATGGACAGAATCGATCACATTGTTCAAAACCACTCTGGCATGGGGGTGAAGACACTTAAGCTTAAAGCTCACCCTTGCCACAATGTCATCACGGCTGACCATCTTGACATTTGGTTTCAAGCTGTTATTAAATCTGGAATCATGGAAATTGCTGTGGAGCTTCCTCAAGATCACAGGCCAAAGTACAACTTCTCATGTTCGCTTTTATCTTGTGCTGGAAGCTCACTTCGGTCTCTTTCACTTTTCTCTTGTGCTTTTCGTCCAACATTAAGAATTGGCTGTTTGAAAAGCTTGAAAAGTGTGTGTCTGAAATTTGTCCACATTACTGGGGAGGAACTAGGATGTCTTTTCTCCAGTACAATTTCATTGGAGGAATTGGAAGTTTCCCTTTGCGATGAGATTATTTTCTTGAACATACCTTCCCATCTGCAGCAGCTTAGTACCTTGAAGGTGTTTATGTGCAAAAGGATACAAACGATTGAAATTTATGCTCCAAAGGTCTCCACTTTTTTGTTCAAAGGGCCCCCGATGGAAATATTCATCAGCAACTCATCGCAACTGAAGTACATGGTTATGGATGGTGTATTTTACTCTGGCATGATCCAATATGCTAGGACCAAACTCCACTCCATTGCGTCGAATCTTCAAACCCTGACCCTGTTATCATCTGAAGAG GCTTTCAATGCGCCAATGTTGCCTGAAAAATTCCTCCAACTCAGGCACttgaatatttatttttctggCATTGGATTTAAAAACTATGATTATTTTTCTCTGGTTTCTTTTCTTGAAGCTTGTCCTGCCTTGGAAAGTTTCTTCTTAGCG GCAGGTGACTATTGTAACATAATGCCGAACTCAATTCTTCAAGATTCCAATGCAGATTCATCACATATAAGGCGGATTCCAGAATTCCGCCATGCCAACCTCAAGAAAGTATCCATCAGGCGATTCTGCTCCACGAAGAGCTTGGTTGAGCTAACATGTCAACTTATTGAGAATTCCCCATCACTACGATGCCTTGTGCTCGACACTACTCGTGGTTTTTACCCTAGTGGCAAATGTCAGTGCATGTATAAGGAAGATGTGATCAAAGCCCTCAGTGCTGTTGAGGCTGTCAAAAGATAtattgaaggaaaagttccccCGAGTGTTGAGTTCAAGGTTCGGGAGCCATGCAGGTTGTGCCATATTCCCAAACTTTAG